In Fundidesulfovibrio soli, a single genomic region encodes these proteins:
- a CDS encoding sulfite exporter TauE/SafE family protein, with protein sequence FAFDRRSPAHLALLGGIGAVVGFISGLTGVGGPVLSVPIMVVLGFAPITAVATGQVIQVAAAGSGTVGNLIHGFIDFRAASWLSVVQLAGLVIGIRFAHSIRSRHLRTLVAMVCIGVGGFLLARSLGQMALLDW encoded by the coding sequence TTCGCCTTCGACCGGCGCTCCCCGGCGCATCTGGCGCTGCTTGGCGGCATCGGCGCGGTGGTGGGGTTCATCTCCGGCCTGACCGGGGTGGGCGGACCGGTACTCTCGGTGCCGATCATGGTGGTGCTGGGCTTCGCGCCCATCACGGCCGTGGCCACCGGGCAGGTGATCCAGGTGGCTGCGGCGGGCTCGGGCACCGTGGGCAACCTGATCCACGGATTCATCGACTTCAGGGCCGCGTCCTGGCTGAGCGTGGTGCAGCTGGCCGGGCTGGTGATCGGCATCCGCTTCGCGCACTCCATCAGGAGCAGGCACCTGCGCACGCTGGTCGCGATGGTCTGCATCGGGGTGGGCGGGTTCCTGCTGGCGCGCTCCCTGGGGCAGATGGCC